The following are encoded in a window of Acipenser ruthenus chromosome 26, fAciRut3.2 maternal haplotype, whole genome shotgun sequence genomic DNA:
- the LOC131701771 gene encoding insulin receptor substrate 2-B-like, with the protein MANLINYRENNAAMLMVEAHQRASIIGSKTTTTTSGGGASPAREPTSSLIHINTAHFQQHSPLALHHHNLQTHQQPHQHYAEENNADELLRKSSSTTLSRVHEEAAVNTSITGTTTTTTTTSNSEGSDDVRKCGYLRKQKHGHKRFFVLREPSQLGPSRLEYYDSEKKFRNCTRSASCPPKRVIPLYQCFTVNRRADAKNKYLIALYTKDECFAVVAENEHEQESWYLAISDLMNEGKKGGLDSDELDDGYGTVTPGTVFKEVWQVNVKPKGLGHTKNLTGVYRLCLSSKTIHLVKLNSDTPCVNLQLMNIRRCGHSESFFFIEVGRSSSIGPGEIWMQVDDSVVAQNMHETILETMKALKAFAEFRPRSKSQSSGSNPIAFITTRRHLGNLPPSQTGLQRRARTESMAGTPPTSKSGGYRFRTSSEGEGTMARPFRSVTGSLIHLNTARINLGKQEGSGRYVKAPPGSAYHTRSASLPVSHFPSTTSPVSVSSSSGHGSASDTLTRPSSASICGSPSDGGFNSSDEYGSSPGDFRYFRVRSNTPDSLGNTPPIREENCLSEYMSMDKHTNGMSSCCYSSQDDGLRDEYIDAEKCFRKRTHSFTKPGAVTVYQKMAQTTSSLDEPGADANPLGSHGHLSYSASPKSSYLYPEDYCEAKLPSPSITQRQGATKDDGYMPMMPGVAPSCQADYMPMHPKNTAPKQIVHPRAAPHVDSRGYMMMQPSVSCSPVQNCSRGSSDRLLNGEYVDMSQSNSTRCKLSSDCYYGQTAPDLPKSYSSYFSLPRSYKAPAQENGKHNEYVPMCSPGKPVNAGPEYSSRCTSSSSITSTNRGHSSYTPASLSLQNGNGEVCGSNRRAVRPTRLSLGSRSSNTVPQTSERALPPEPHSPGEYINIDFGEKGIHTPYCLSAEGSPPSLGSNSDHRRSPLNDYMSLDLDAQSPKAADVSLACSATRMAPNSSSIVDALRSQPSNDYARMALGDTPVTGGAGRTDDYTEMTFNLALTPSRSGAPQEPDSLEAVSPSSIVKRLCIVERYPGQSSFPIPPPPSSAPPFEPKVIRADPQGRRRHSSETFSSSPSSSASIAPASALLTDSSKRHSSASFDSVWLRLEEGPDTSAGGECSSQDGSGKMCRNTSAGYQNGLNYIALDLREDLRSCELSAPPTSPSPPPPAENRAYASIDFSKSDRMKGAPKD; encoded by the coding sequence ATGGCAAATTTGATTAATTATCGAGAAAACAACGCCGCGATGTTGATGGTAGAGGCACACCAGCGCGCTAGTATTATTGGGtcgaaaacaacaacaacaacaagcggCGGAGGAGCGTCCCCAGCGAGGGAACCCACTTCATCTTTAATTCATATTAACACCGCGCATTTTCAGCAACACTCACCTCTCGCCCTCCACCACCACAACCTACAAACGCACCAACAACCACACCAACACTACGCCGAGGAAAACAACGCGGACGAGTTGCTGAGAAAATCATCCTCTACTACTTTATCCCGGGTGCACGAGGAAGCTGCTGTAAATACTAGCATTACCGGTACTACGACTACAACGACTACCACTAGCAACAGTGAGGGGAGTGATGATGTACGGAAATGCGGCTACTTGAGAAAGCAAAAACACGGTCACAAGAGATTCTTTGTGCTTCGGGAACCAAGCCAGCTGGGTCCTTCCCGGCTGGAGTACTATGACAGTGAAAAGAAATTTCGAAATTGCACCCGGTCTGCCTCTTGCCCCCCTAAGAGAGTGATTCCTCTGTACCAGTGCTTTACTGTAAACAGGCGGGCCGATGCCAAGAATAAATACCTCATTGCTCTGTATACTAAAGATGAGTGTTTTGCTGTGGTCGCTGAGAATGAGCATGAACAGGAAAGCTGGTACCTGGCAATAAGTGACTTAATGAATGAAGGGAAAAAGGGGGGGCTGGATTCAGATGAGCTGGACGACGGCTACGGCACCGTCACACCTGGTACTGTATTTAAAGAAGTGTGGCAGGTGAATGTGAAGCCTAAGGGACTGGGGCACACTAAAAACCTGACTGGAGTGTACAGGCTGTGTCTCTCCAGCAAGACCATTCACTTGGTTAAGCTTAACTCTGACACCCCCTGTGTGAACTTGCAGCTGATGAACATCAGGCGGTGTGGGCATTCTGAGAGCTTCTTCTTCATTGAGGTGGGTCGCTCTTCCTCCATTGGGCCCGGGGAGATCTGGATGCAGGTGGATGACTCTGTGGTGGCACAGAACATGCATGAGACCATCCTGGAAACCATGAAAGCCCTCAAAGCTTTTGCTGAGTTCAGGCCAAGGAGTAAAAGCCAGTCCTCCGGCAGCAACCCCATTGCTTTCATTACCACCCGCCGGCACCTAGGCAACCTTCCCCCCAGCCAGACCGGATTGCAGAGGCGGGCCAGGACGGAGAGCATGGCTGGCACACCCCCTACAAGCAAAAGTGGGGGCTACCGCTTCCGGACCTCCAGCGAAGGGGAGGGCACCATGGCCAGGCCTTTTAGGTCTGTTACTGGGAGCTTAATCCACCTGAACACTGCCAGGATAAACCTTGGCAAGCAGGAGGGCAGCGGGAGGTACGTTAAGGCGCCCCCTGGATCCGCCTACCACACGCGCTCAGCCTCCCTGCCAGTGTCGCACTTTCCCTCTACCACCAGCCCTGTCAGCGTTTCTTCAAGCAGTGGCCATGGATCAGCTTCTGACACCCTGACCCGCCCCTCCAGTGCCTCTATATGTGGATCTCCAAGTGACGGGGGGTTTAATTCTTCTGACGAGTACGGCTCCAGCCCTGGGGATTTCCGATATTTCAGGGTTAGAAGCAACACCCCCGATTCCCTGGGGAACACCCCACCAATCCGGGAGGAAAACTGCTTGAGTGAGTACATGTCTATGGATAAGCACACCAATGGGATGAGCAGCTGCTGTTACAGTAGCCAGGACGATGGCTTGAGGGATGAGTACATTGATGCTGAGAAATGCTTCAGGAAAAGGACTCACTCGTTCACCAAGCCGGGTGCCGTCACAGTGTACCAGAAAATGGCACAGACTACCTCCTCACTGGATGAACCCGGTGCAGATGCCAACCCCTTGGGCAGCCACGGCCATCTGTCATACTCCGCCTCCCCTAAATCCAGCTACCTCTATCCAGAGGATTACTGTGAAGCTAAGCTTCCCTCACCTTCCATCACCCAGCGGCAGGGTGCAACTAAGGACGATGGCTACATGCCAATGATGCCTGGAGTGGCCCCGTCCTGCCAAGCAGATTATATGCCTATGCATCCTAAAAACACGGCCCCCAAACAGATCGTCCACCCCAGGGCTGCACCTCATGTGGACTCCAGGGGCTATATGATGATGCAGCCCAGTGTAAGTTGCTCACCTGTGCAAAACTGCTCCAGGGGCAGCAGTGACCGGTTGCTCAATGGCGAGTATGTGGATATGTCCCAGAGCAACAGCACCCGATGCAAGCTGTCCAGTGACTGCTATTATGGTCAGACTGCACCTGATCTCCCTAAGTCCTACAGCTCTTACTTCTCTTTGCCTAGATCATACAAGGCTCCTGCCCAGGAAAACGGCAAACACAATGAATATGTCCCCATGTGCTCTCCTGGCAAGCCTGTCAATGCTGGACCTGAGTACAGCAGCAGATGTACTAGTAGCAGCAGCATCACCTCCACCAACAGGGGGCACAGTAGTTATACACCCGCCTCTCTCAGCCTGCAAAATGGGAATGGGGAAGTGTGTGGATCGAACCGAAGAGCTGTGAGACCCACCAGACTGTCCCTGGGCAGCCGCAGTAGCAACACAGTACCCCAGACTTCTGAACGAGCCCTGCCACCTGAGCCCCACAGCCCGGGAGAGTATATTAACATCGATTTTGGAGAGAAGGGCATTCACACACCATACTGCCTGTCTGCAGAGGGGTCTCCTCCTTCCCTGGGCTCCAACAGTGACCACAGGCGGTCCCCGCTAAATGACTACATGAGCCTGGATTTGGACGCCCAGTCACCCAAAGCAGCTGATGTGTCTCTAGCATGCTCTGCCACCAGAATGGCCCCGAATTCCTCTTCCATTGTAGATGCTCTCAGAAGCCAGCCTAGCAATGATTATGCTCGGATGGCTCTCGGGGACACACCTGTCACTGGCGGAGCAGGACGGACTGATGATTACACAGAAATGACCTTTAACCTGGCGCTGACCCCATCACGGTCAGGTGCCCCACAGGAGCCAGACAGCCTTGAGGCGGTGAGCCCATCTTCAATTGTGAAGCGGCTCTGTATTGTTGAACGGTACCCTGGGCAGAGCAGCTTTCCTATCCCACCTCCTCCTTCATCAGCacccccctttgaacccaaggTGATCCGTGCCGACCCCCAGGGCAGGCGGCGGCACAGCTCGGAGACCTTCTCCTCCTCGCCCAGCAGCTCAGCTAGCATCGCCCCCGCCAGCGCCCTCCTGACCGACAGCAGCAAGCGGCACAGCTCCGCCTCCTTCGACAGCGTCTGGCTCCGACTGGAGGAGGGACCCGACACCAGTGCAGGGGGTGAGTGCAGCAGCCAGGACGGCAGTGGGAAGATGTGCAGGAACACCTCGGCTGGCTATCAGAATGGCCTCAACTACATCGCCCTGGACCTGAGGGAGGACCTGAGGAGCTGCGAGCTCTCTGCACCACCCACCTCCCCCTCGCCGCCTCCTCCTGCCGAGAACAGAGCCTATGCCAGCATAGACTTCTCCAAGTCGGACAGAATGAAGGGCGCGCCGAAAG